Sequence from the Clupea harengus chromosome 20, Ch_v2.0.2, whole genome shotgun sequence genome:
TTGGCTGGCAAAAGCTTGAAATCAGGTTTAGGCCTCTACTGAAAGTGTATGCGAGTTAAAACCTACCCCTGGCTGTATGGAAGACAGTGATGAACttatttttttaccaaaaacaCATGTTATTTAGAGGAGGCAACTTAATACCATTCAACACGACTATAGATCAATTCACATCCCCAAACTTTTCTATCTAGATACATGCTGAGATGCTATTACTATTGTCATGGGAGATGTATACTGTGGCAGTGTAGATCCGACTACACCACCCAGTTTAAAGAGCTGGGACTCAAGTTTACTTTAGGTGTATAGGTTCATGGTTTGGTGGGAGCAACACAATCGCATCATCCAGACAATAGATTtccaatacaaaaatataatatatttataacaAACTTTGCTGTCCAAAACAAAAAGGTACACCATAACACAGATTTATCCAAATTCCATGTTCAACAGTCCGTGGGCCACAGCAGAATGAAGCAGTCCACAATAGAATTCGTGATCAGTCCGTCAGAGTCCGCTACAGCGCATCGCAGCCGCTCTATGTTGCCCTATCCAAGCACGCACACTCGCGCgcgcaaagacagacagacacagagagagagagacaccagtaTCGCCACAAGTAGCAAATGCACGCTCACAGCAAAGAAAGATCCAAATAAACCAGCACACAAAATAATACCGTGAATAAAAAGTAAATCAATCCAAAAATGGCTACTTATGACAGTCCGTGCGGCTCTCAATTTGTATGGAAACAGCCACAAACTTAGACAAGGATGCAGCAGACTTGCAATTCAACATTGCAATCTAGGGAATCCTGAAGGATGTCCAGCATCCAACAGACTATTCGCTATTCATTTTAAAAAGGTGCCAATCATAGCGATAATTACCAGCACCTGTTACCGCGCAGTCCGCTGCTGCCTGGGAGGTTTGCTTTGGGCTGCACCACCCCAATCTCATCCACAGGTGTGCTTTCGCCTCAGGTGGAAGTGCCTCTCTCCAGCCGGTCGTAGATGGCCGTGGTGATGCCCCAGCTGACACAGGAGCGCAGGATGACCAGCGAGCCGCCGCGGTACAGCAGTGCCACACTCCGCTCACGAGCCGCCCAAAGCCTGCGGGCACATTCCCTCACCCCGCCCctggtctcctcctctcccacgcCTGCCTGCATGTTGGCCACCAACACTGAGAGCGGGTACAGTGGCAGGCTGATCACCAAGGAGTTGACTGCGCCCGAGGTGAACGAGGAGGCTGTGGGGGAGAGACCTTGCTGGTCCAGGGCGTCTCTGACTGGGTTTTTCAAACCAAAGTAGATGCCGCTACCTAGCGCGTTGCGGGCAATGATGGGCAGCAGGGCTCGGTAGAACCCGCGGGCACGAGGCTCAGCGCTCAAACGAACCAGGACGCTCCAATGAGTTGGAAGGCGGTGGTCGTTTCTGCCGTTCTGGAGCACATTCTGCACGCGTTCAAAGGGTGTGAACACCAGAGCCTCCACCACGCCGGTCCCAACACCTGCTGCTGCATGGAGTAGTGGCCTAGGGAGGCGCCCCGCGACCAGGTGGGAGGAACGACGCTGCAGGGTGTCCTGAACACCGAAAAACAATGTGCGTTGGAGTGTCCGTTCTAATAGTCGCGGAGCCACTCCGCGGTAGAGCTTCCTCAACCCCTCCCCATAAAGTTGCTTCACAGCCTCCCGAACAAGTGTGCTGTGTAGCTGTTGGCGGAACACTGCCTTATGTAGCGGGAATATAGCAAATGTTGTCAAAAGGCCTGATGTACCACCGTGCAGGTAACTACCGAAACGCGCAACGGGATTCGTCTCGGTCGCTGCATCTCCAGTGTTCACAGTAAGATCCTGCCCCATCTCAGACTTTTATGACAGATGACGATGCACTCCTGAAAGGGCAGGGATGGGTATGCACAATCAATTCAGAATATAAACCACCCtggaacaaaacaacaaacaaaaatcagACCGTCTTAATGCCAACAAAATTGAGTTAGGTCAAAGCTATAGTCTGTGACGCGGCCAAGATTGGATGTTGCCACTTCGCCGATTATTTTTCAATAagctttcactttcacttagcatttattttctcttttacgcacacccacacacaaaactgacaCATCAACTGACACCGGATGCGCTTTACATTAGGTTAACAGTGCCAGATATAGAGATGTATGTGACAAGAGAATGGGGGAATAAAGCGGAAGTTTGTTGATGGAAATGGTTGTCTGTGTCGTCGTGGTCTGTAAAACATAAGgctcacaacagaacattatacatggtgtcagaagtttGGTGAAAGTAATCTGTGAGTAGAAAACGTATACTAATGGAAAAGATGGTAAGTGCTAAGTAAGTGAGCCGGCTAGGTCGATGATTCGTCTTCGATATGGAGAGGAATAACCAGATATTTTGATTACCACCTCCTAGAAGTTTCAACTACAACATTCATATGTAGCAGGGTAGAGGCAATGTAGAACCAACTACGCCACCCAGTTTAAAGAGCTGGGACTTTAGTTTACATTAGGTACAGGTTCATGGTTTGTTGGGAGCAACACAACAGAATCATCCAGACAACagatttaaaatacaaatattatatatttatttcaaaattTGCTTTCCAAAACAAAAAGGGACACCATAACACAGAGATTTATCCTAATTCCATGTTCAACAGTCCGTGGGCCACAACAGAATGAAGCACAGTCCACAGTAGAATTCGTGATCAGTCCGTCAGCGTCCGCTACAGCGCATCGCAGCCGCGCTATGTTTGCCTATTcaagcacgcacactcacacgcgcgcaaactctctctcacacacacacacacagacagacagagagagagagcgacgcCAGTATCGCCACAAGGAGCAAATGCACGCTCACAGCAAATAAAAATCAAAATAAACCAACACAAAAAATAATACTGTGAATCGTAAATCAATCCAAAAATGGCTACTTATGACAGTCCGTGCGGCTTTCAATTTGTATGCTCAATTTGTATGGAAACAGCCAACAAACTTAGACAAGGATCTCGTGCAGCAGTCTTGGACTTGGCAATCTAACTAATCCTGGGGGATGTCCAACACCCCACACACTGTTCGCTGTTCATTTTAAAAGGATGCCAATCATAGAGATAATTACCAGCACCTGTTACTGCGCAGTAAGCCGCTGGTTAGGTGTACAGTCAAGAGGCGCGATGCCCGGAAGAGAGTTCCAACAATGAGTGGTCTTACTAAAGACTCGGCAAACCAAACATACAAGCAAAGTACAACACTCTTATAGCAACAAACAAAACGTGACACATAACATGGACCACACATCGTAATCCAACCTCCCCTTATGACACATGCAATGTTTAAATAAGAAAAGCCTATAGTGCTCCTCAACTTATGCTACAGATTTTACTTTGCAACTCTTCCCTGATTTTTCTCTTGTTTGTAATTACACATTGCTCTAGGTGCACTTCAGAAAGGAGAtgtataaataagtaaataaaataaaaatacctGCATCTTTTCATTTCCCACACTACTCCAATTTTGCACCTTCAGGTGGTAAGTTACAGTAGAGCACATACATTTGAACAGTAACAGTGACGATAAATATGTATGAACATACTCATAAAGTTAGTTCCAAGGTATAACAAGAGATGTTATATATTAATACAGGTCACTTTCTCAAAGATGAAAGGTCCCTGTTGGAAAAGAAGAGTAGAGCTCTGTTGAAGCACCATCTAATCatccccctctgtgtctcactgctgcacaggagaagagaaagagcgaaagcTAAAAAGAAAAGAGCCCAGAAAGCAGTTGTCACAGGTGAAATTGCAACCCTGGCCTAGCCTGAGGTGTTTCCGGTAAGAACTGCTGTCTGGGAGGTTTGCTTTGGGCTGCACCACCCCAATCTCATCCACGGGTGCTTTCGCCTCAGGTGGATGAGCCTCTCTCCAGCCGGTCGTAGATGGCCGTGGTGATGCCCCAGGTGACACAGGAGCGCAGGATGACCAGCGAGCCGCCGCGGTACAGCAGTGCCACGCTCTGCTCACGAGCCGCCCAAAGCCTGCGGGCACATGCCCTCACCCCgcccctggcctcctcctctcccacgcCTGCCTGCATGTTGGCCACCAACACTGAGAGCGGGTACAGTGGCAGGCTGATCACCAAGGAGTTGAATGCGCCCGAGGTGAACGAGGAGGCTGTGGGGGGGAGACCTTGCTTGTCCAGTCGGTCTCTGACTGGGTTTTTCAAACCGAAGTAA
This genomic interval carries:
- the LOC105905834 gene encoding solute carrier family 25 member 53-like; protein product: MGQDLTVNTGDAATETNPVARFGSYLHGGTSGLLTTFAIFPLHKAVFRQQLHSTLVREAVKQLYGEGLRKLYRGVAPRLLERTLQRTLFFGVQDTLQRRSSHLVAGRLPRPLLHAAAGVGTGVVEALVFTPFERVQNVLQNGRNDHRLPTHWSVLVRLSAEPRARGFYRALLPIIARNALGSGIYFGLKNPVRDALDQQGLSPTASSFTSGAVNSLVISLPLYPLSVLVANMQAGVGEEETRGGVRECARRLWAARERSVALLYRGGSLVILRSCVSWGITTAIYDRLERGTST